In a single window of the Pocillopora verrucosa isolate sample1 chromosome 4, ASM3666991v2, whole genome shotgun sequence genome:
- the LOC131775977 gene encoding cotranscriptional regulator ARB2A homolog isoform X2, giving the protein MSEFSDNREKDNMGQSDLGSKGNKKEDTFPDTLEGFGYKFNEEGKLRNIETDEPFKFEVKEGDRAYNQKHYEALGEVITEYIYHLLVEVELERVTVPFDAKDEGESFFFMSKNAMKSDKLMILIHGSGVVRAGQWARRLIINDDLKSGTMLPYIKRAMQEGYGVLITNGNENYVWSKGRRKIIRGSESPEKHFSYVWDNFISKAVAQTIVVVAHSYGGIVIVEGLQKCEGIMERVKAIAFTDSVHSLSHHRADKKLSAWMKKHARNWVSSDLPLDTIIDYKGADCELVSAGTMKHEVTSHAAFDSIFKFFDEKLKASNQTDSSEKQGDTSVGQTPMDSCGSLSDEAESKMEIPENENDGVSSSKSNENSQTQADASEEQEEAPRKMDDSSPVLADATQTEEETSQTQVDVSQTQKVPSTNEENSSHTLADATQTKGETSQTQADVSQTQEVPSTKEENSSQTLADAAQTEEETSQTQADVSLTQEEPSGNKEDSSQTQTGDTKSQADETHMEVDAD; this is encoded by the exons CAGATCTGGGTTCAAAAGGCAATAAAAAGGAAGATACTTTCCCAGATACTCTAGAAGGATTTGGATACAAGTTTAATGAAG AAGGAAAGCTGAGAAACATAGAGACTGATGAACCCTTTAAGTTTGAAGTGAAAGAGGGTGATAGGGCATATAACCAAAAACATTATGAGGCACTAGGAGAG GTCATCACTGAGTATATCTATCATTTACTGGTGGAAGTAGAACTAGAGAGAGTTACTGTTCCT tttgatGCCAAAGATGAAggtgaaagtttctttttcatgaGTAAGAATGCAATGAAAAGTGACAAGCTGATGATCCTAATTCATGGTAGTGGTGTGGTCAGAGCGGGACAGTGGGCAAGAAg ATTAATCATTAATGATGATTTGAAGAGTGGAACGATGTTGCCATACATCAAACGGGCCATGCAG gAAGGTTATGGAGTTCTTATCAcaaatggaaatgaaaactATGTGTGGTCAAAAGGACGTAGAAAAATCATCAGG GGCAGTGAATCCCCAGAGAAGCACTTTTCCTATGTATGGGACAACTTCATATCAAAGGCTGTAGCTCAGACGATAGTTGTTGTGGCCCACAGTTATGGAGGAATCGTCATTGTGGAAGGG cttcaaaaGTGTGAAGGTATCATGGAAAGGGTAAAAGCCATTGCCTTTACAGACTCGGTGCACAGTCTTTCACACCATAGGGCAGACAAGAAACTTAGCGCATGGATGAAAAAG CATGCACGCAACTGGGTCTCTTCAGACCTCCCTCTGGATACCATCATAGATTACAAAGGTGCTGATTGTGAGCTGGTCTCAGCTG GTACAATGAAACATGAGGTCACTTCACATGCAGCTTTTGATTCAATCTTTAAGTTCTTTGATGAGAAGCTTAAAGCTTCAAATCAGACTGATAGCTCTGAAAAGCAGGGTGACACATCAGTTGGTCAGACCCCAATGGACAGTTGTGGAAGTCTGTCTGATGAAGCTGAAAGCAAAATGGAAATccctgaaaatgaaaatgatggagTAAGCTCAAGCAAATCGAATGAAAACTCCCAGACTCAAGCTGATGCCTCAGAAGAGCAGGAAGAAGCCCCCAGAAAAATGGATGATTCCTCCCCAGTTTTGGCAGATGCTACACAAACTGAAGAAGAAACCTCCCAGACTCAGGTAGATGTGTCACAAACCCAAAAGGTACCCTCAACCAATGAGGAGAATTCCTCTCACACTTTGGCAGATGCCACACAAACTAAGGGAGAAACCTCCCAGACTCAGGCAGATGTGTCTCAAACCCAAGAGGTACCCTCAACTAAGGAGGAGAATTCCTCCCAGACTTTGGCAGATGCCGCGCAAACTGAAGAAGAAACCTCCCAGACTCAGGCAGATGTGTCACTAACTCAAGAGGAACCCTCAGGCAATAAGGAGGATTCCTCCCAAACCCAGACAGGGGATACAAAGTCCCAGGCAGATGAAACTCACATGGAAGTTGATGCAGATTAA
- the LOC131775977 gene encoding cotranscriptional regulator ARB2A homolog isoform X1, producing the protein MRRELLVLLTACQISIIRPLKDSCDAISDPSCVQMSEFSDNREKDNMGQYLGSKGNKKEDTFPDTLEGFGYKFNEEGKLRNIETDEPFKFEVKEGDRAYNQKHYEALGEVITEYIYHLLVEVELERVTVPFDAKDEGESFFFMSKNAMKSDKLMILIHGSGVVRAGQWARRLIINDDLKSGTMLPYIKRAMQEGYGVLITNGNENYVWSKGRRKIIRGSESPEKHFSYVWDNFISKAVAQTIVVVAHSYGGIVIVEGLQKCEGIMERVKAIAFTDSVHSLSHHRADKKLSAWMKKHARNWVSSDLPLDTIIDYKGADCELVSAGTMKHEVTSHAAFDSIFKFFDEKLKASNQTDSSEKQGDTSVGQTPMDSCGSLSDEAESKMEIPENENDGVSSSKSNENSQTQADASEEQEEAPRKMDDSSPVLADATQTEEETSQTQVDVSQTQKVPSTNEENSSHTLADATQTKGETSQTQADVSQTQEVPSTKEENSSQTLADAAQTEEETSQTQADVSLTQEEPSGNKEDSSQTQTGDTKSQADETHMEVDAD; encoded by the exons ATCTGGGTTCAAAAGGCAATAAAAAGGAAGATACTTTCCCAGATACTCTAGAAGGATTTGGATACAAGTTTAATGAAG AAGGAAAGCTGAGAAACATAGAGACTGATGAACCCTTTAAGTTTGAAGTGAAAGAGGGTGATAGGGCATATAACCAAAAACATTATGAGGCACTAGGAGAG GTCATCACTGAGTATATCTATCATTTACTGGTGGAAGTAGAACTAGAGAGAGTTACTGTTCCT tttgatGCCAAAGATGAAggtgaaagtttctttttcatgaGTAAGAATGCAATGAAAAGTGACAAGCTGATGATCCTAATTCATGGTAGTGGTGTGGTCAGAGCGGGACAGTGGGCAAGAAg ATTAATCATTAATGATGATTTGAAGAGTGGAACGATGTTGCCATACATCAAACGGGCCATGCAG gAAGGTTATGGAGTTCTTATCAcaaatggaaatgaaaactATGTGTGGTCAAAAGGACGTAGAAAAATCATCAGG GGCAGTGAATCCCCAGAGAAGCACTTTTCCTATGTATGGGACAACTTCATATCAAAGGCTGTAGCTCAGACGATAGTTGTTGTGGCCCACAGTTATGGAGGAATCGTCATTGTGGAAGGG cttcaaaaGTGTGAAGGTATCATGGAAAGGGTAAAAGCCATTGCCTTTACAGACTCGGTGCACAGTCTTTCACACCATAGGGCAGACAAGAAACTTAGCGCATGGATGAAAAAG CATGCACGCAACTGGGTCTCTTCAGACCTCCCTCTGGATACCATCATAGATTACAAAGGTGCTGATTGTGAGCTGGTCTCAGCTG GTACAATGAAACATGAGGTCACTTCACATGCAGCTTTTGATTCAATCTTTAAGTTCTTTGATGAGAAGCTTAAAGCTTCAAATCAGACTGATAGCTCTGAAAAGCAGGGTGACACATCAGTTGGTCAGACCCCAATGGACAGTTGTGGAAGTCTGTCTGATGAAGCTGAAAGCAAAATGGAAATccctgaaaatgaaaatgatggagTAAGCTCAAGCAAATCGAATGAAAACTCCCAGACTCAAGCTGATGCCTCAGAAGAGCAGGAAGAAGCCCCCAGAAAAATGGATGATTCCTCCCCAGTTTTGGCAGATGCTACACAAACTGAAGAAGAAACCTCCCAGACTCAGGTAGATGTGTCACAAACCCAAAAGGTACCCTCAACCAATGAGGAGAATTCCTCTCACACTTTGGCAGATGCCACACAAACTAAGGGAGAAACCTCCCAGACTCAGGCAGATGTGTCTCAAACCCAAGAGGTACCCTCAACTAAGGAGGAGAATTCCTCCCAGACTTTGGCAGATGCCGCGCAAACTGAAGAAGAAACCTCCCAGACTCAGGCAGATGTGTCACTAACTCAAGAGGAACCCTCAGGCAATAAGGAGGATTCCTCCCAAACCCAGACAGGGGATACAAAGTCCCAGGCAGATGAAACTCACATGGAAGTTGATGCAGATTAA
- the LOC131775977 gene encoding cotranscriptional regulator ARB2A homolog isoform X3: MSEFSDNREKDNMGQYLGSKGNKKEDTFPDTLEGFGYKFNEEGKLRNIETDEPFKFEVKEGDRAYNQKHYEALGEVITEYIYHLLVEVELERVTVPFDAKDEGESFFFMSKNAMKSDKLMILIHGSGVVRAGQWARRLIINDDLKSGTMLPYIKRAMQEGYGVLITNGNENYVWSKGRRKIIRGSESPEKHFSYVWDNFISKAVAQTIVVVAHSYGGIVIVEGLQKCEGIMERVKAIAFTDSVHSLSHHRADKKLSAWMKKHARNWVSSDLPLDTIIDYKGADCELVSAGTMKHEVTSHAAFDSIFKFFDEKLKASNQTDSSEKQGDTSVGQTPMDSCGSLSDEAESKMEIPENENDGVSSSKSNENSQTQADASEEQEEAPRKMDDSSPVLADATQTEEETSQTQVDVSQTQKVPSTNEENSSHTLADATQTKGETSQTQADVSQTQEVPSTKEENSSQTLADAAQTEEETSQTQADVSLTQEEPSGNKEDSSQTQTGDTKSQADETHMEVDAD, from the exons ATCTGGGTTCAAAAGGCAATAAAAAGGAAGATACTTTCCCAGATACTCTAGAAGGATTTGGATACAAGTTTAATGAAG AAGGAAAGCTGAGAAACATAGAGACTGATGAACCCTTTAAGTTTGAAGTGAAAGAGGGTGATAGGGCATATAACCAAAAACATTATGAGGCACTAGGAGAG GTCATCACTGAGTATATCTATCATTTACTGGTGGAAGTAGAACTAGAGAGAGTTACTGTTCCT tttgatGCCAAAGATGAAggtgaaagtttctttttcatgaGTAAGAATGCAATGAAAAGTGACAAGCTGATGATCCTAATTCATGGTAGTGGTGTGGTCAGAGCGGGACAGTGGGCAAGAAg ATTAATCATTAATGATGATTTGAAGAGTGGAACGATGTTGCCATACATCAAACGGGCCATGCAG gAAGGTTATGGAGTTCTTATCAcaaatggaaatgaaaactATGTGTGGTCAAAAGGACGTAGAAAAATCATCAGG GGCAGTGAATCCCCAGAGAAGCACTTTTCCTATGTATGGGACAACTTCATATCAAAGGCTGTAGCTCAGACGATAGTTGTTGTGGCCCACAGTTATGGAGGAATCGTCATTGTGGAAGGG cttcaaaaGTGTGAAGGTATCATGGAAAGGGTAAAAGCCATTGCCTTTACAGACTCGGTGCACAGTCTTTCACACCATAGGGCAGACAAGAAACTTAGCGCATGGATGAAAAAG CATGCACGCAACTGGGTCTCTTCAGACCTCCCTCTGGATACCATCATAGATTACAAAGGTGCTGATTGTGAGCTGGTCTCAGCTG GTACAATGAAACATGAGGTCACTTCACATGCAGCTTTTGATTCAATCTTTAAGTTCTTTGATGAGAAGCTTAAAGCTTCAAATCAGACTGATAGCTCTGAAAAGCAGGGTGACACATCAGTTGGTCAGACCCCAATGGACAGTTGTGGAAGTCTGTCTGATGAAGCTGAAAGCAAAATGGAAATccctgaaaatgaaaatgatggagTAAGCTCAAGCAAATCGAATGAAAACTCCCAGACTCAAGCTGATGCCTCAGAAGAGCAGGAAGAAGCCCCCAGAAAAATGGATGATTCCTCCCCAGTTTTGGCAGATGCTACACAAACTGAAGAAGAAACCTCCCAGACTCAGGTAGATGTGTCACAAACCCAAAAGGTACCCTCAACCAATGAGGAGAATTCCTCTCACACTTTGGCAGATGCCACACAAACTAAGGGAGAAACCTCCCAGACTCAGGCAGATGTGTCTCAAACCCAAGAGGTACCCTCAACTAAGGAGGAGAATTCCTCCCAGACTTTGGCAGATGCCGCGCAAACTGAAGAAGAAACCTCCCAGACTCAGGCAGATGTGTCACTAACTCAAGAGGAACCCTCAGGCAATAAGGAGGATTCCTCCCAAACCCAGACAGGGGATACAAAGTCCCAGGCAGATGAAACTCACATGGAAGTTGATGCAGATTAA
- the LOC131775960 gene encoding zinc transporter ZIP3-like, protein MQQDIIKGIAIAILFVFTVFAGLVPLKIRPGSGTASVRQRILSYCNCFAGGVFFATCLLDLLPMIREKYEEAFNLAGIHPVFPVAEFTTCMGFFLILAVEQIVHSCHGSSLLHVLHGDHTTKQPLLNNTPDDGFYSGSERKTRKKNKYGESSLRTYILIVALSLHSVFEGLALGLITDVERLVQIAGAIVIHKSIIAFSLGVNLVHHEMPTKTVVKSSILFAVMGPIGIAIGIAVLHNSTEFTSSLYSGILQGIANGTFLFVTFFEIFQRELSEPGSRLLKVLAIIVGYSVVTGLLYYSNILEHSETDVEVNQK, encoded by the coding sequence ATGCAGCAGGACATCATCAAGGGGATTGCGATTGCCATTTTGTTCGTGTTTACCGTCTTTGCCGGTTTGGTGCCATTGAAAATTCGTCCGGGGTCAGGGACCGCCAGCGTACGGCAGCGAATCCTCAGTTACTGTAACTGCTTCGCTGGGGGAGTATTTTTTGCGACATGTTTGTTAGATTTGCTGCCGATGATCCGAGAAAAGTATGAAGAAGCGTTTAATCTGGCTGGTATCCATCCGGTATTTCCCGTTGCAGAGTTCACGACATGTATGGGTTTCTTTCTCATCTTGGCTGTAGAACAGATCGTTCACTCTTGCCATGGTTCTTCCTTGCTACACGTATTGCATGGCGACCACACAACGAAACAGCCCCTTTTGAATAATACTCCAGATGATGGTTTCTATTCGGGTAGCGAAAGGAAAAcacgaaagaaaaacaaatacgGAGAGTCGAGTTTGAGAACTTACATATTAATCGTCGCCTTATCGTTGCACTCAGTATTCGAAGGACTAGCACTGGGTTTGATCACAGATGTCGAGCGCCTGGTACAAATCGCCGGAGCCATCGTGATACACAAATCGATCATTGCGTTTTCGTTAGGTGTGAACTTAGTGCATCACGAAATGCCAACAAAAACCGTCGTCAAATCATCTATACTGTTTGCAGTCATGGGCCCGATTGGCATTGCAATTGGAATTGCGGTGCTACACAACTCTACTGAATTTACAAGCAGTCTCTACTCAGGCATTTTACAAGGAATTGCAAATGGAACTTTTTTATTCGTGACATTCTTTGAAATCTTCCAGCGAGAGCTGTCAGAGCCTGGCAGTCGTCTTCTCAAGGTACTAGCTATAATCGTTGGTTATTCTGTGGTGACGGGCTTGCTGTATTATTCAAATATTCTGGAACACAGCGAAACGGACGTAGAGGTGAATcaaaaatga